The Amaranthus tricolor cultivar Red isolate AtriRed21 chromosome 14, ASM2621246v1, whole genome shotgun sequence DNA window CTACATGACTATAttgtaacttatagattaaaaacaaatCACATTATAagagtaattaataaataatgttaaaaacaaaatgggacaagtaaagtATCTCATTAACTTTTTACATTTGCTTTTTTTCCTTAAACCCGATTAATAAGTAAGATTACAATAATCTTTTCCCTCTATgcattcctttttctttttctttgattcAAGCCTAAAGTGAAAGGTTAGAGAATTTGTACTAATGGGGGGAGAAAACTAACATTTTAAGAATtgagaaataaaatattttaaagagTGCGATCACTAAATTAACTCATAAttatatgattctaattttattttgctACTAAATTTGGTATATTTCCATAGAAATGTCTAAAAGACATTTGTTTCGGACGATTTGAGCCCAATAAAGATTAGGGATAGACGATGGTTTATCTAGCCTTAATTAAATTGATCAACCAATTGCGATGATTTGGTTTCAATTCAAGGTCGAATATATGTATGGTGTATTTGTCAATTAGCttttttatagtaatttttttgttgactttaggcctattatttttttggaaaaacaaTCGACAACCATAAATAAATTGTTACGAAAGATCTCCTTAACAACTGGCTTAAACACCTGACTTATTAATCAATACTTTCAACTAGTCAAGTTAGCGAAAAACATCAACCAACATCCATTTGCCAAGCAAACCCGTAATCTTAAATGGTTAGCGGGTAACTTTGTCTCGAATTACATATCAATTGATTGAAAATTTGGCGGATCTAGTGTGTCAGTTTTGGGGCCCAtataatctaaaattttaatCGTTCCATTACATTTGCTCCAAGTATATTTGGTGAGCAAACCAATGCAaggaaaaaagataaaaagaaaatcaagtctTGTCTCAATTAGAGCACTACTGTGTTTCCCAAATAAAGTCCTGAAATTGAATCTTGCATAGCCTTCCCTTTCCTCAAACTACCTTACCATTCAAAAAAAGGCTAGAAAAGAGTGTCCTAAGTGAAGGAGGATTATGTACATGGATATAATAATGTATTCATACTTTCTTTCAACACTATGATTACTATCATTTTGTTGAAACCTTTCACTACAAGTCTGATTCACTATTTCATTATTGACAAAAAGGACTGGCAAAGTGAATCAACAAGTTCAACAAATTCCAGCGCATTATCTGATCTATAAACATCATAAGTATCCCAAAAATGGTTCTAAGCATAGATAAAAAATTGACATGCACTACCACAATTTGTGCTTCGGCGCTCGattcagaaaattttcaaaGCTCAAGCGGCAATCGGCATTCTTGTATGCCCGAGTTTGGTGAACATGGGATCATTGAGCTGTTACGGGAATTCAACACCCAGTTATGGAATAAGCAGCCTGCAAAGTCGAATGTCGATCAGGTGAAATGAAACACAGAATTCAAAAACCTTAACATTTTAAAAcagcaaaaagaaaataaagaaacaatAAGCTCCATGATCAAATCATTGATTTCTTAAAAGGCCTTCATTAGAAGCCTTCATATAAACAGAAGTTCAACACATCAATGACAATAACACAGCAGCAGCCAGAATGATCTGCACACCATGATGTAACTCGGATACAAGACATGCTTTGTTatttcacaaattctcaaatgagatggtctcatggtcagaccatctctattgggctaGCCCATTGTACACTTACTGTTTTAAAGTGATCttatcactttttatagtcttaaattgatcacctataactttaaagtgatttCTTACAATCTTACGGCCCATTTGGTaattggtactaaatggtgagaATGATATGGAAAGCTAATGTAATTTTGGTaagaatatctcttgacaagttaAATGGTTATGATTATACTACTTCAagaatctcattttcttcacaaaatttattccaatgcattaccatttgaacatgtggtattagatggcaatgaaaaattatgaagaaaaaaacttttttatgataaacttacattaccatgggaataatatcatacatatcatgaaaatttacactataaataatTCCTATTCCCATCATTTAGTATCAATTACCATACGGACCGttaaaagtaatcaattagaaaaataagttaattttatGAGCACGTCTCATGGGCCTTCCTATAGGTTCTAAGACGTAATTTGGAACTTTCGCTATCTTAATATCACACTCAGTGTCATGGTTAGAATACAATACTAATCTTCATTTGAATTCTATCAGAaacttcaaaaaatatattcacTATACCAAAATTATCCCGTTCATGATTCATAACTTCTACTCCTAGCTTGGAGAAATAACAATGGCCAATGAAACTAAGTAAGCAACTTCTCATAGTGAGCTACAACTTATATAACTATGCATCTTAACAAAGTGCTCTAAagagaaattagggttttttcaaAGGTCAAAAACGATCCTAGTGAAAAATGGAATCAATCCCCTTCTCCCTCCAATCTTGTTCTACTTCACAAGAAATCATTTACCCCAAACGAACTTCAGTGTGGAGCTCGTTACCTAGAACAGATGCACTGCGGTATTTCAGTGAGTAAATGAGATTGCAATTAGCAAGTAACCTCAAAAATTCTAAAAGATTGAAGTATTAGGGTTATTTTGATTTCCATCAGCAAAATCAACCCACTCATTTGCACTCCCAAATCCCCtgatcttttttctttttgttcacCATTTTTTGTTTAAACTCTAAAAAACTAAACATCCAAGCTCCTTAACTATCTCATaggaactatgatcagggtctgaggAGGGAAGAAAGGCGGCAATTCATATTCATAAAAGAGGGAAggaaggcggcaactcatacccacaAAAAAGAGTGCGGCCagagagtccctcggctcgagaaagatgcACAGAAGAATCAGAAAAACCTCAGTGCAAAAATAGAGTTCCAGTCACAGTCACCATAACGCTAGCAAAACGGATTTCACGGCTAATATAGATGATTTTGCGGCCAATGCATCCTGAATTTCAGTCGCGATAAACTCAAATTCCTTTACAATACGGCCGCAGGTGATggggccttgtttttgcactatgtccTTAACATCAGAATTTCAATTGAATTTCAAAAATCAACCTTACATAAAAGAATCAAGCATATTCAAGTTATTTCCATAAACGAGTTCGAATGCCAATAAAGCCAAAAATCAACCTTATACAAAAGAATCAAGCATATTCAAGTTATAATTGAATTTCAGATCAAGGGTTTGGGAAGGGTTTCACTTCACcacataatacaaaaaaatcTCTGTAAATATTAGTTCTACAATGTCAATAACAATGGCATCCCAATTCAGACTAAAACTCTCATAATGGAAAAGAACAAATCCAATTATGAATTGTATTACAAAGCAGTAAATCAAAAGATAGCAAAAGAGTAATAAACTCACCTAAAATGAGAATTTCAAATGAGACGATTCTTCTTCTTAGGGCAAGCAGTCTTATACCCACCTTTAGTAGGCTTACCCCATGGAGAAACAGAATGATGCCCTTTACTTTTACCTTCACCACCACCATGAGGATGATCTATTGGGTTCATAGCAACACCTCTAACAACTGGTCTTCTCCCAAGCCATCTACTATTCCCAGCTTTCTTCAACTTTTTCGCACCATGAGATGGGTTAGAAACTGCCCCAATTGTAGCTCGACAACGAGTATCAATAAGCTTGTCTACTCCAGAAGGTAAACGGACAAGAACACGACGAGAGGAAGAGGGTTCTTTAAGGATTTTAGCGGAAGTTCCAGCAGAACGTACGAGTTTACCACCTTCATTTGGGCGGAGTTCGATGTTGTGAATAATTGTTCCAATTCGCATCATGGAGATGGGCATTGAAGTGCCAATTTGAGAAGCGAGATCATGGGTTAAGAGATAGTCTGCCATTTTTGAGGATTTGGATTTGGTTTCGGTGAGAGAGGTTGGAGATGAAGAAAAGGTGCGACGGAGATTCCACATGAGAGTGGTTGTGCGTCCTCGGAGAAACGCCATTGGTGGCGGTGATACGGTGGTCGAAGGAAAATGAGGAGAGAGTAGAGCAGTTGGTGTTTAGTCTTTGTTCAATTTTACCAATTCCGGTCGACTAGGCAACTAAAAGGTTTAGAAATTTGTTGTTTGGCCGTTAGTTTTTCATTGACTTTTTTAGTtggattttcccttttcttttggTGTGTcaaataatatatgaaaaatcCACCTGGTAACTCTGAGATATTGAATTTTTATAtgataatcaaaaaatttttgaaatctACGCggtatttttgaaatttaccCAATTAAACTTCCATGACCTCGTTATCTATAAAATATTTGGAAACCGTCCATTAGTAAGGATATTTTGGTTCTGGGATTGAATACATCAAAATGCACTTAAAATATTACATTTACCCTATTTCCTTAACCCTAATTTGTGATCTTATGAGTGTGTTTTCGATGAATTTGTGTTTTGAATTTGGAAAATTAAGGTTAGGAAATTAGGGGttaaaaaattagagaaattggAGATTTGGGGTTAggaaaataggaaaaaaatataatctttgGAGTGTGTTCCAATGTATTCAATCTTAGAGCCAAGCCATCCTTACTACTAGACGATTTCCAAACATTTTATAGTAAAAGGGTCAAAGAGGTTTAATTGGTTAAAATTCAGAGTTACCGTGTGGATtttaaaaaaagctttaattaccacgtggaatttttcaatataaaaaaggTGGATGATAAATGACTAAGTAGTtaaaaaagttatttaatcTGAAAATTAAGAAGTACTCATAATAATTTTAACTGGCTTTTAgctttttacttaatttttctCGAATAAACAGTAGACAACCAAcaactaatttttaccaaacattttCTCACCAATTAGTTTAAACAATTGTTTTATCAGTTAATACTTTTAAATGGTTAACTTAGATAACAATTTCGTGGAATAGGTTTAGCTAACAGTTTCGGTCATTATGCATTAGTTGGAAAGTATTGTGTATCCATTAGCGGCTTAGGGCTTTAGGTATGTTTTTACAATGTAAATTCAATAATGATTTTCAAGATGAACAAATTAAACTATATATCATTAGTAAAGATGATGTTtgctttaatttttatcttgcATTGTGTTTATCTTATCTTCTTTTGTATATCGTTCTCGAGCTGAGGAAATATATGATCGTACCTTTTTTTACAGGTATAATTTACCGTTTTTTATCTTTTCTTATGTCCTTATCAAAGTTTCTACTAGCATAATGCATTTGATATGACGATAATGATGACGGTGGCGAAGCTACCTTAGAGCTTAGGGGGTCATGTGCCCCTAggcgttttttttaaatttaaagtagACTTTTCTATTGGTAagagtaaaaatataaaactaataCTGAAGTCTTATGATGATAAATACTCcctcattttaaaaattttatttatttattttatctctttttttaattagatcagttgatttattttgttctatttacttttattgtatgtcgtatttaaaattttagcaagTAAGAATAACATAGTTATTAATTTTACTAATGAAACTGCCAAAATTTCGTACATTAGTTAGTGCCCCCTGAGACTCTGAACCCTGAATGATAGATATCACCGGtaaacataattttttattctaaagtAAACATGTAAAGCAATTTTGATCAATTAGTCAAGTAGAATGGTATATTTTAAACAAGTATAGGCAAACGGTACAATAGATTTAGTGCAAAAACCTAACAAAGATAAGCCAACAATTCTTAATACAATCaacatttttctcatttctatCTTTCTTTCTTTATATATTGTTCTACAGTATGTTCTTTCTGCATCCTTCTTATACTCTTCTCTTATTTGCTACAATCCTATTAGAATAAGCATTACACCAAATGActtttattgtcttttttatcaATGTTACCacccattttcttttacaaGGACTAGTGTAAAGGGTAGCAAAATGAGGAAATTTTACAGAGAAGAGGAGATTAGAGCACCAAAATCGTGTTCTGACTTGGCACTTGTTCGGCAACCAAAATGTAGAAAAGCCCCATAACTCCGGTGTGTTTCTGAGAAGCGCTATAATTGGATTCTAGAACCAATGTCTCTCCATCACGAATCTTCATAGAGCCAGGGTCAGGGTAACAGGTCGACATTCCTACAATATATCCCGCCTCATTTCCTGCTTCACTTCCCTGTCCGTAGGACGGAATTGAGGAGCAAATGACTCGCCCATCCtgtataaaattcatacaaaTAAATTCACCATTTGCAATTTTGAATGTACATCACTTGAGCATGTTTGATGTAGCAGTTTAAGTAGTTTGTGTGTTAATGAGTATGAAACAAATGTTCGATcagctattcttgtgagagtCTCTATCTCAAAGAGACGAAatccacatttttatttttttctttaatttatattaattggactatttagcccatatatctaatgcgtcactcaaagagaccatctctcacaacaatttgtgatgtTCGATAAAGGAGCAATTAAGGTGTTGTTCAGTGGTGCATGTAGCTGTTTCTAAAACCTTACAATTTGTAGCGCTCTAAATCAAAAGTAAGGTAATAAGAAATAGACGTTCATGGATATAATATCATGATCACTTAACCTTTCGATAAAGCGCTGCGCCGGTTCCTCCTGAATGCTGATGGGCAACACCATAGATTACATATCCACCTCTTGGCATATCGAAGCTTATCTTTTTGGTGTCGGAGCATTCATTTGCGGCCATAGCAGATGAATCACAAGGGCTGATTTCATACTCTATCTGCCAGAAACAATGAAACATGAAAAAGAATAAAGTCCATTATCGTTTTTAATAGGTTCTCTACACAAGTATTAACATAGTTCAAAAACAAGGCTTCATCGTATTGTTTAGGTCAATAgtaaaagttttaaatttaccAAACCGATACTACCCGCatcgtaaaggtgtaaaaaactgAATTTTAGGTCGCTTCAAACAATGATTCATAGTTTAGGCTGATAATTGGCGAAACAACAATGCATCACCATGGGGCAAAATATATGGTTTTGGTCACGATCGCGAACGAATTTCATGGATAACGCAGATGGTATTGAGGTCAATGTGGCCAATATTTCGTTGGCGGTACACTCAATAACATTTATGATACGATTTCGACTGATGATGCATCCTTGTTTTTTCCTACGCGCATCACCCCTGTTATCATTGCATCACCATTAGAGGTGTTTAACGGGAGGGTCGACCCAACGGGCCAAGTCGGATCGGATTTTAATAGGTCATTAGCGAATCGGATCAATAATGGATCGAGCAATTAACGGGCCTGGTGTAAAGGATCGAACCGGGCCGGGTCGGATACTTATAGGAATTGGTTGCTAAAAAAAGTTtaccattttattattatatacataggtGAATCGACCCAACGAACTATCAAGTAGAATAAAAAAAGCTATTATATGAActttaaaaaaagtcaaagtggGTCAGGTTTAAACGGGCTCCAACCTGCCCGATCCCTTTTAAATTTGACCCGAcccggcccattgaacacctctaatcacCATCTCTGTCACTGCATATTTGCACCGTCACTGTGTACCAACACATCAGTTAAGAAAAACCAGGTAAAGAAAAAGGTTACCTTACAGTGATGATGTCCATTGGATTTCTTCCAAGTATCAGTAACGTCGAAGATATAAATCTGAACCGGTAAAAGAGATTCATTCCAGTCGAACCACTTGACCGTGTATCGCAAGTACAACCTCCTCAGTGAATGTGCAAAACCTTCCTTCACCTTACACTGTGTCTGATCATAGCAACACCACAATCCTCCTACATAATCAGGACTAATCGGTTCTCCGAATTCATTGATGGTAACATTGTACAAACTGCACCTACACTCGGTACATCCCAACCGATCCACTACACCACGAGTATCAATAGCATGAATATTAACCAGCCATTTCTCTTCATACCCATGTGGAATTTCATTTGGGTTACCAACCTCAATCGCGTAAGGGTCTGGAACATGTGTGGCTGTCTTTCGAGTTTCTGATCCTAATCCGAAATATTGCCCAATTTTTTGGCATAATCCGTTGTTCTTGACCCATATGAAATCCGTCTGCTGAGAAAGTTCTGAAACGCTACGTAAATTTTTATGTTCTGAACCTATCCGCTGATAGTATCTTATAACCACCCAGTGGTGAAGGTAAGTGTCCTGTAGGGAGACGGGAACTCCCGCCTCATCAACTACTTCAGCATTAAAACTCTTGATCCCAATGTGACCCGTAGGAAAATCGATGTTATAGTAGTATTTGTCGAATACCGACCCAGGTTTCATGGCTAACTCGGGTGACAGATAAACAGCTGATTTCATCATGCGTTCATTAAGCATATGAGTCTTCGTAATTTCGCAAGACACGGCTAGCCATACAGCTAAGCTGTAAAGCCATAGTAGCTGAGTCTTCCTCATTTTCACTGCACAGTGTTCTATTGCACGGATCAATTTAGTAACCGCTAAACTTTGTACAAAAACAACATTCCATTTCTCCAACGCCATAAAATGGCTTCCACATATGTGGGGTTTAGAGGGTCGGATGTgtacaaccttacccttgttagtgataacaaagaggttgttttgaTTGACCCTTGTAGCAACAATGCTCTATTGCGCGGATCTATTTAGTAATCCCTAAACTTTGTAAAATAACAACATTTAATTCTCCAATGCCATAAAATGACTTCCGCGTATGTGGAGTTTAGGGGTCAAATatatgcaaccttacccttgttattGATAACAAAGAGGCTGTTTCAATTGACCATGTTGCAAGATTATCAGCAAGTTCACATAAGTATGAAAAACGCATGATTTGATAAGCCATTTTAGTATAGTCCATTAtatttcaaaaccaaaaaactatTTTTGGCACCATCGAAATAAGGGGCAACAAGTACTAAACTTTGTAGTtcatcaattaacaataatgtgAAAATTCCAAGAATGATCACAACTACAATAGACAAGGAAAAGTCTTTGACTATGTAACACAATTGTTTATTAAGACCAGATTTTGGTATGCACACATTTTCTCAAGTTAGCAAACTAGTAGAATGTATAAGGTCAACTCCTCTTCCACATTGTATTTGATTTGGAGCTAACCAAGCAGAACtgcaataataatatttcattacTTCGATGTCATTAAATGGTTCCCACCTAAGGGGTTTTGGGGGTCAGATGGACACAACCTTGCCCTTGTTACTTGTTACCgataacaaagagattattTCCGATTAACCCTTAATAGAAAACATGATCCACAACTTCACAGTAAATAAAAACCGCACACGATTTAATGAGTCATATTAATACAGTCCATCATAATCCAAAATCAAACCGAGCCCCACATAATTTTAATTGCTATCTAGGTTAAAACAGACACCGGTAATCAAGTCATTTCTACTAAAGAAGAATACAGATGAAAATAACATGTGCACATTTCCACAAGCACTAGATAACAATTTGAATAGTGTTCATTGTCATGAACTTATTCAAGCGACAAATCCGAGCTCGTCTGACACGAAAGACACAAGGCAAAGATGATAGCAGAAGAAAAGGCAAAAATAAGACAAGATCGGCTGCAGGAACGACAGCAAGATGCATCCTGGTGAAGTCAAAGAAATTAAGTGTAGCAAGGGTGAGAGCTTACTGAAAGCAGGATTATGCCAATGACTAACAAAAGCAAGAAGTCTTGTCTTATGTTTTTGTATGGCATGTACATTTGCTAGTTAATCACAGACGACATACTATAGGAGTGTTTTTGTCTTCTATTTTTGTATAGCATGGAAACTACTCTTCATTTTACCTTCCTCAAGTACCCGTGTCAAATCCTCCGCACTTGAACATGGATACGATACTTGAACTCGTTATTTGGACCATAATATTGTATTTTGTTATAATTTAGCGGAGTCATGAACCCGAATATGTATTAGAGTAGGATATGAGTTTCAACTCATAAGTATGGGTACTCAAGCATGGAAATAAGGTTTGTTACGGAAATATTCTTCTAAAGGTACTCAAGTAATAAAAGTGAGGGTTTCTTATTCTTGGTaagtgttagaatatataataaattttggtttgatttcttgacatggtatcagagccaatatGATAAgagattataagttcaaatttcAACTACCCCACAAATTTAAGCTTTAACCATTAGcgtaaacttttagttgagttgattcttTGATGATAAAGTTGAACTTTCGGTACacactaatttttttaagtaatcAATCATAAACTAATTATGATCTTCAACCATCATATTTGATTAGTACAAGTATCACTGTGGACATCAACATAGAGCCATTCAAACTATCAATATGACAATGAAGAAACTCCCTCTTCCAACCAAGGGCGAATCTAATACTTGTATAAGATGGCTCGAACTGACACCTCTACATGTGTTGAACTAAGTATACTACCATTCTTCTAAATCTCATTTCAATATCAATATAACTGTTTAGCAATTGAAGGATTTAAAGGTTGTTTTCAAGCCAAGAGTCTCACCAACCATAACCTCCTCACCTTTTCATATGATAAAGAGTATGATCTGCCGTTATTCAACCATCTGAGACCAGGATGATGATGACTTGAATCTATTACCCAGTTAGGCTTAAGCCTAAATTATCCCTGTTTCTAATTTGAAAGGTCTTTCTTATTATAACAAAAAATCTCTTCTCAAAGTCCatgaaaatcatattaatatctaaaataaattataattgattggATAAGAACAAAGTCCTCTTATTACCcatgaagaaaataaagaaaagaaaagaaaaagcaaTTGATAAACattcaaaacaacaaaaataaattaaacatgtgaaaaatataaaagattaaGAAGTATAGAAGTTCTAAAGAAATTGAAAGCTCACCAGATGATAGAAGAAATTGAATCCAGGATGGGAGAAATTAAGAGTCATTACTCTGTTTAAGTAACTATGAGATCATGATATCATGTGAAAAAGATCGTGTGGGTCTAGACCCAATGACTCAGAAATTTAATCCGATTTAGTTATCGAATTTGATTTTATCCGACTTTAATGATTTGTAATTATGTAAAATTACAATATGGACTAAAAAACCCAATTTTAAATTGATCCAAAACGCCTAATTCGAAATCAATCTAATAAAAGAACACACATATATGGAGAGGAGCATAACGGGTTATATGAACAAGGTtaaaaga harbors:
- the LOC130800456 gene encoding 60S ribosomal protein L2, mitochondrial-like; this encodes MAFLRGRTTTLMWNLRRTFSSSPTSLTETKSKSSKMADYLLTHDLASQIGTSMPISMMRIGTIIHNIELRPNEGGKLVRSAGTSAKILKEPSSSRRVLVRLPSGVDKLIDTRCRATIGAVSNPSHGAKKLKKAGNSRWLGRRPVVRGVAMNPIDHPHGGGEGKSKGHHSVSPWGKPTKGGYKTACPKKKNRLI
- the LOC130800457 gene encoding uncharacterized protein LOC130800457, whose product is MRKTQLLWLYSLAVWLAVSCEITKTHMLNERMMKSAVYLSPELAMKPGSVFDKYYYNIDFPTGHIGIKSFNAEVVDEAGVPVSLQDTYLHHWVVIRYYQRIGSEHKNLRSVSELSQQTDFIWVKNNGLCQKIGQYFGLGSETRKTATHVPDPYAIEVGNPNEIPHGYEEKWLVNIHAIDTRGVVDRLGCTECRCSLYNVTINEFGEPISPDYVGGLWCCYDQTQCKVKEGFAHSLRRLYLRYTVKWFDWNESLLPVQIYIFDVTDTWKKSNGHHHCKIEYEISPCDSSAMAANECSDTKKISFDMPRGGYVIYGVAHQHSGGTGAALYRKDGRVICSSIPSYGQGSEAGNEAGYIVGMSTCYPDPGSMKIRDGETLVLESNYSASQKHTGVMGLFYILVAEQVPSQNTILVL